In the Orenia marismortui DSM 5156 genome, one interval contains:
- a CDS encoding spore coat protein, protein MTQITLTQKERTLLEDQKSHEEICIQKYKHYANQAQDPELKALFNYYADQEQQHFDTVSQMLNGTIPQINQGKQQQNNQPQISQGKTGNDADYKLCTDQLMTEKYVSSTYNTSIFEFTNSKARQVLNHIQKEEQEHGEGIFNYMQSRGMYNPK, encoded by the coding sequence TTGACACAAATTACACTAACTCAAAAAGAAAGAACTCTTCTAGAAGACCAAAAGAGCCATGAAGAGATCTGTATTCAAAAGTATAAACATTATGCAAATCAAGCTCAAGATCCAGAATTAAAGGCACTATTTAATTATTATGCAGATCAAGAGCAACAACACTTTGATACTGTTAGCCAGATGCTCAATGGTACTATCCCTCAGATAAATCAGGGAAAGCAACAGCAAAATAATCAACCTCAGATAAGCCAAGGAAAGACTGGAAATGACGCTGACTACAAATTATGTACTGACCAGCTAATGACTGAAAAATACGTATCTTCTACTTATAATACTAGCATCTTTGAATTTACTAATTCTAAAGCCCGACAAGTTCTAAACCATATCCAAAAAGAAGAGCAAGAGCATGGAGAAGGTATCTTCAACTATATGCAAAGTCGTGGTATGTATAATCCAAAATAA